The stretch of DNA GAACGCACCCGCGCCCCGGTGCTTGCCCAGCTTGCCGCCCTGGAGGAAGGCGCATGACTCACCCTCTGCCCGTGTTGCTGGAAGCTCGCGAAACGCCGGAAGGCTTCGACGTACTCGCTCTGACAGAGAGTCTAGAAGCGGTTCACGCCTTCATCCCGCACACGGCTGTCATGGCCCTGCAGTTCGATCCGGCAGATATGGACGCGGCTACTATGCTCGCCCATGAACCCGCCCCGGAAGTTATAAGCGTAGGTCAGACACTAAACCTACAGGTATATGCCCAGTTTGCCGCGCCGCTGCCCGATTGTGCCGCTGTGCTGTCCCGTCTGGGCTTCCACAGGTACGCGCCTAAGCCCTGAGAGTCAAACTTTCCTAGACTGTCCCGCCCCATCTGGAGGCGGGCTTTTTGTTTGCCGCTCTATTGCCGCCTGTTTGCCGATCCGCTGCCAGAAGTCGTAATGATCTGTTACAAGCTCGCCCGCTCCAAGTCGTGACGTTTTGCCACATCCTGAAAGCTGGAGCTTAGCTAAGGCTGCAAAAATCCATAAAAATTAAAAAACTTACGCTAAGAACAGTATTGTACGAGCATGATGGTTCGCTGTGCCGCACTCATTGCCCTGCTTATACTTGGCCACGCTGTCGCTGAGTCTCCGATCAAAACCGTATCAAGTACTCTTTTTAACAACACGCTTTCACCCGAACGTTTCACAACATTCTGTCAGTTAGGTATAGCGCTGGCATTAACCCCTGATCTTACCGACGAAGAGATTGAAAGGCGCGTGAGCCAGGAAACGGGTGGTACGCTGGTATTTGAGAATAAAAACATATCTATTCGTATGAGAAGCCCTGAGCGTGCGGTCTACCTCTCGTGCTTTAGAGAAGTAGGGCGAATGCAGAGAATTGGTGCTCCGCTGAGCAATATCGGGCCCTTGGAAGGGGGAGATGTTTCGGTCGTTATAACCGGAACAGCAGAAAATTTTGTGGATGCGACTCACCCAGTTCCACAACTCGTTTTTCTAGATGCAAGAAAGTCAGAGATCACCCGGATAACGACTGGAGGGTGGATAGATCCAGAGGCCATCCTAAATGATAAAAACGAGGTTGTGTCATACGAAATGTATAGTTACTTCAATTTTGCTTCCTATGATAGAAGAAAGCCCGATAAGTACGTTGAACAATTTGCCAAAGCTAGTTATCTTCGTTTTGAACTCCACTACAAGGAAGCAGTCAAGTTTATTGACTTAAAAATCGTACGCCCATAAATCTGTATTGTTGCTGTTTGTACACGATTAACCGTTCTAGTTACGACAATCATGGTAATTAGAAGCTATTTGGATGCGCTGGGCGTCGCTCTCACTATTTGTGACAGTGGGCAGGCGTCGAAGTTATTAGCAATTCGTAACCCTGAGAGGCCGCCGTGAGTATTACTCACAGTGCCCATCGCCCCGGCCTGAGTGACGCTGGGTAACGCTCGCCCGTGTGGATTCATCATGAGGTGACCCGCCTTCGCTCTCTGTGTGGATTGGTCATGGGGGTGTGCCGGGTGTGGATTCGTCATGGGGTGTTGACAACCAGCAACACCCTTGCAGCGGGCCTCCGTTTCAAACGGGAACCTGATAAAACTTGAGATTAATTCCCCGGTATTCCCCGACTAAAAAGAGAGGGCGTGTACTTGCTCTGCTTTTTGTCACCACTTAGTCACGATCCACCAAAAAAAGAAGTGAATACCCTACGTCTGGCACACGGTATTCATTCTGGAGTTTCTAGCGGCTCTGGTAACAAATGCGCTTGCCCTGTTCTGAGGCTAGTGAGCCTTTTACCGCCTCCGGTAAAACCCCCGTACAGCGTCCCGACTCCTAACGATAAATAACGTTCTGCGGGGGGTTCTTCCGCTTCAAACGCGAGTATTCCTGCGCCGTGTTGGGCGTCAGCCTGGCAAGGATTGTCAAGGTATGGCCTTCCTGTACCATTTTGTCCACGCCGCCAATATGGTCGGAGAAAAAGCCCGCTCATGCGTCCCGCTCTGGGCGTCAGCATTCCAGACACCCTCACTCTGCCCGCGTGACTTGCCAGATGTTGCCACCCTTAAAAAGAGACTCGCCCCATCGAAGGAACGCCGCGCCTTTTTGGGGGCAACCCGTAAAAGGTATGGCAGGGGGAAGCACAAACCGCCCCCCATAAAAAGCCTGCCCACTCGCGTTTAAAACGGAAGTGGCAGGCTGTCAAAAGTTGTCTGTTCTCCAGCGCCTTGAGGGTGTGAGGGTTGTGCGGTTTGGCCCGCCGTTGCTATCTGCCACAGCGAAGGCGATTACTGGCAATTGCTAGCAAAACATGATTACTGGCAAAAACGCACTGCTAGTAAAAACAATGCGCCCAGCGCGGGAAAAACGATTACTGGCAAACTGGCAGTACAGATCAAGACACTGCGTTCCTCTTGAGCTTTCCAGCACCATGACTTGAGAGCTGTGCGCCTCATCCGCGAAACTTCCGCAGATGTTTATCTGATGACCGTTACAGCCGGTTGCCCTTCCCGTTCTGGAGAAACGGAAGGCCAAACACAATGAATACAAAACTTGTACCAAGTATAAGAACCGTCTCTCACTTTGGGCCTGCTTTTAATAGTGAGGGGGTAGACGACAGACTCCCTCTTGATTCACTTAAACCGTTGAGCGACCTTTTCTACGTTCAGCACGAGCTATTTTGAGGATTCAGAGGGCTACACTTTTGCCCTCACTTCTGTTGAGCTGAAATATTTGTGTAATTTCTTGGACGATACGGTAAGGCATGTTCAATGACCTGATATGGCGCTGCAGGGTGCTTAAACTCTTCCGTGGATTGGTCACCGTCCAGTGAATGGCTTTGATCCCATCCATCACGGCCCAGCAGTTTGGAAGTTGCAGGGCTTAAAGTTCGGCGTTGGTGAGCTTGCTGTAGCAAAAGTTTTTAAAGGCTGGGACGCGGATAGACTGGCTAAAACCCTTGGTTTGAACGTCCTGGCCGTGCAAAAAATTCTCAATCCACCCGCCAGACTTACGCCCATTCCCAGTACTCGCCCGCTGGGTCGCCACATCCAAGCGCCCCGCGATCCGAACGCGTCTGACTGAACAGTGTGGCCGCCTGAAGGGTGCGGGGGCTTGGCCTTCGCTCGCGGAGAAGAAATGTGTCTGTCATCAAATGGCAGATGCGCCCAGCGGAGGAAAAACAATTACTGGCAAACTGGCAGTACAGATTAAGTCCAGCAGGTCAGTTCGTCTTCAGTCGGAGGCTGAAAAATCTGCATCCACTCAAGCAGTATTGATGCGGAGATTTGAAAGGTTCCCTGTGGCTGCCGCGCATTTCTGTCCTCCAGCCTAGACAGCAACACCTCTTGAGGGACATTCAAAAAATGCACGACGCACTGTGCGCCCAGTGCTGTGGCCCGCGCTCGGTAATCTTCACGTTCGCTTTTGCCCCAGAAGCCGAAATCGAGAATCACATCGGTGCCAAGCTGCAACACTCGAGCCGCGACAGCCCACATCAGGTCTTCGATCAGCGTATGCCGCGCGTCGTGTTCCGGGTGCACGAAGTCCAGAGTGAAATCCTGGCCGAACAAACGAGTGTGCCATTCGTCGGGTGTGAGCCGCAACGCAGAGTGCTCGAGTTCAAGGTTCTTTGCGTACGTGGTTTTGCCCGCACAGGGGAGCCCCACAATCAAGTGTAAGGTTGCCATCCGTATTCACCTCGAGTGTCTAAGACAGAAGGGGTCGAACCACATGCTCTGAAAGCGTCAAACGCGTTCATGCGGTCAGTGGTGACAAGTCTTTCGATCAAACGACGGTGATGGTTGGCATAGCCTGACCATAGCACTTGGTTCACTACTCCAGAACAGGGGTTGCGTAGCGTGTGAGACTCCAGGTGGGCCGCCGTTGCTATCAGCGATAGCGCAGGCATTACTAGCAAAACATGATTACTGGCAAAAACGC from Deinococcus sp. QL22 encodes:
- a CDS encoding ATP-binding protein, whose protein sequence is MGLPCAGKTTYAKNLELEHSALRLTPDEWHTRLFGQDFTLDFVHPEHDARHTLIEDLMWAVAARVLQLGTDVILDFGFWGKSEREDYRARATALGAQCVVHFLNVPQEVLLSRLEDRNARQPQGTFQISASILLEWMQIFQPPTEDELTCWT